From the Chryseobacterium fluminis genome, the window CTCAATAGCATTATGAACTTCAAGAATATCTTTGGCCGGAGCGATAATTCTTTTATTTTCCAGTAAAGCGGTTATCTGTTCTTCCGTGAGTGTATTTCCTTCAATTTCTAATGAAGACTGAATGGTTTTAATGCGATTTTTTTTTCGCAATTCCGTGGTTGGCTTATAGAGATGATGAGCATTAATCTCTCCTATTTTTTCTGAAATAGAAATAACCAATTCTAAAATTTTATCTGTTATGGTATAAGGTGGCTTCACAATCTGATAGTATCATTTGATAGTATCAAAGATAGAGATTCTATTTTAATAAACTTATTAATATCATTTCCTGTCCGATGTCATCTAAAATCAGTTTAATATCCTTAAATTTATATTAAAATAAAAATTCAATGGTAGAAACCGTTTCATTTTATGATGACCTGCATTACGAGGATGGCCACAAGCCTGCTGTAAAGGTGATGCTCAAAAACGATCTGGCCAAGGAGATCAGAATTCTTTTCCGTAAAGGCCAGGAGATGAAGGAGCATAAAGCGCCCTACCCTATTATTGTCCAGGTTTTGGAGGGGCTTATTGATTTTGGAGTCGAGGAAAAGCGTTATCTATTAAAG encodes:
- a CDS encoding cupin domain-containing protein — protein: MVETVSFYDDLHYEDGHKPAVKVMLKNDLAKEIRILFRKGQEMKEHKAPYPIIVQVLEGLIDFGVEEKRYLLKKGMMIQLSADIPHDLVALEESMVRLSLNLQDHPSRVENIK